Proteins encoded by one window of Nocardia goodfellowii:
- the mshC gene encoding cysteine--1-D-myo-inosityl 2-amino-2-deoxy-alpha-D-glucopyranoside ligase, with protein MQSWSDLAIPAVPGAGPPLRLYDTADRQVRPVTPGPTATMYVCGITPYDATHLGHAATYLTFDLVYRLWRDAGHDVHYVQNVTDVDDPLFERAARDGLDWRELGTREINLFREDMTALRIVPPRDYIGAIESVDEVVELVEKLLAAGAAYTVEDAEYPDIYFRADATEQFGYESGYDRATMERLFAERGGDPDRPGKRDTIDALLWRAARPDEPSWPAPFGAGRPGWHIECAAIALNRLGPEFDIQGGGSDLIYPHHEYSAAHAEALGDTRRFARHYVHAGLIGLDGEKMSKSKGNLVLVSKLRRAGTDPAAIRLGLLAGHYRADRMWTEAVLAGAERRLDLWRRAAARSTGPSATDTVARLRQHLADDLDTPKALAAVDNWAEQALSYGGPDADAPALITATVDALLGIQL; from the coding sequence ATGCAGTCCTGGTCCGATCTCGCCATCCCCGCCGTCCCCGGAGCAGGGCCGCCGTTGCGGTTGTACGACACCGCCGACCGGCAGGTGCGGCCGGTCACCCCCGGGCCCACGGCGACCATGTACGTCTGCGGCATCACCCCCTATGACGCCACCCACCTCGGGCATGCCGCGACCTATCTGACCTTCGACCTGGTCTACCGGTTGTGGCGCGACGCCGGCCACGACGTGCACTACGTGCAGAACGTCACCGACGTCGACGACCCGCTGTTCGAGCGCGCAGCCCGCGACGGCTTGGACTGGCGCGAGCTGGGCACTCGCGAGATCAACCTGTTCCGCGAGGACATGACCGCGTTGCGCATCGTGCCGCCGCGCGACTACATCGGCGCCATCGAATCGGTGGACGAGGTGGTGGAGCTGGTGGAGAAGCTGCTCGCCGCGGGCGCCGCCTACACCGTCGAGGACGCCGAATACCCCGACATCTACTTCCGTGCCGACGCCACCGAACAGTTCGGCTACGAATCGGGCTACGACCGGGCCACCATGGAGCGTTTGTTCGCCGAACGCGGCGGCGACCCGGATCGCCCTGGCAAACGCGACACCATCGACGCCCTGCTGTGGCGCGCCGCCCGTCCTGACGAACCGTCCTGGCCCGCCCCCTTCGGCGCGGGACGGCCCGGCTGGCACATCGAGTGCGCCGCGATCGCCCTGAACCGTCTCGGCCCCGAATTCGATATCCAGGGCGGCGGCAGCGACCTCATCTACCCTCATCACGAATACTCCGCCGCGCACGCCGAAGCGCTCGGCGACACCCGCCGTTTCGCCCGCCACTACGTGCACGCCGGTCTGATCGGTTTGGACGGCGAGAAGATGTCGAAATCCAAGGGCAACTTGGTGCTGGTCTCCAAGCTGCGCCGCGCGGGCACCGACCCGGCCGCGATCCGACTGGGCTTGCTCGCCGGCCACTACCGCGCCGACCGCATGTGGACCGAGGCGGTACTCGCCGGCGCCGAACGCCGCCTCGACCTGTGGCGGCGCGCCGCCGCCCGGTCCACCGGCCCGTCGGCCACCGATACCGTCGCCCGCCTGCGCCAGCACCTGGCCGACGACCTGGACACTCCCAAAGCCCTTGCCGCGGTGGACAACTGGGCCGAACAAGCCTTGTCCTACGGCGGCCCGGACGCGGACGCCCCGG